The Ferrovibrio sp. MS7 sequence ACGCTTAAATTAAATCGCCCCCGCCGAGTCCCTGAGCCTGGAGGGCTGCGGGTCTGGACGGGGGCGACGGCCCGGCTGCGACTGGGGGGAGCGAGCCCAGCCGGGCCCGGGGGACTAATCCCGGGGGAGGGGATCAGGCCAGGAGATTAGGCCTGGGGTTGGCGGTTACTTGGACATGGCGCCGACGGCCGCACCGCCCGCACCACCGATCAGGGCACCAGCCAGGGTATGGCCGGTCATCAGGCCGATGGCGGTACCGGCCGCGGCACCAATGGCGCCGCCGCTCAAGGCGCGCTGCTGCTGGTTGTTCATGTTCTCACAGCCGGTGGCGACCAGGGCGAGCAGCGCCAGGGCCGAAAGCTTGGTAACGCGGGAGGACGCAATCATTTCTGATCTCCTTCTTCTTCTGCTGCCGGGCTGCCCCAGCGGTGAGGAGGATTGAAGCGGCCAATTTCCGCGAAAGTGAGCCGAGAATTGGGCAATACCGCGACTGGGTTCCACGAGCCGCCGGTTAAGTATCTGAATTGACAAAGGCTGCGGATAAGCTATTTGTAATTTCAAATAAAAAGGGAGGAACCGCGGGCATGAACCAGCAAATGCCGCCGCCGGACCTGCAGAGGCCTGATTCGACCGCCCCAACCCGCCTCTGGCTCGATCCGGGCGCCAGCCGGATTCCCTATTGGGCCTATACCGACCCCGCCATCTACCAGCGCGAATTGCAGCATTTCTTCTATGGCCCGCATTGGTGCTATGTCGGCCTGGAGGCGGAAATCCCTAAGACCGGCGACTACCGGCTGAGCCGTATCGGCGAGCGCAGCGTGATCGTGGTGCGCGACCGGGAGGGCGCCGTGCATGTGGTGGAGAACCGCTGTGCCCATCGTGGTGTGCGCTTCTGCCAGAAGCCGCGCGGCAACGCCCGCAGCTTCGTCTGTCCCTATCATCAATGGACCTACAAACTGAATGGCGACCTCGCCGGGCTGCCGTTCCGCCAGGGCGTGAAGCATGGCGATGAAATCCAGGGCGGCATGCCGGCGGATTTCGATCTCAAGGCGCATGGCCTCACCCGGCTGCAGGTCGCCCGCTATGGCGGCCTGATCTTCGCCAGCTTCGATGCCGCTGTGCCGCGTTTCGAGGAGTATATCGGGCCCGAGGTGATGCCCTGGCTCGACCGCATCTTCAAGGGCCGCCAACTCACCCTGCTTGGCGTCAACCGCCAGCGCATTCCAGGCAACTGGAAACTGATGATGGAGAATATCAAGGATCCCTATCATCCCGGCCTGCTGCATACCTGGTTCGTCACCTTCGGCCTGTGGCGTGCCGACCAGCAGTCGCGCATGGTGCTGGACAAGCATGGCCGCCATGCAGTGATGATCTCGCAGCGCAATGCCGGTGGCGCCGGCACGGTCACGGAAGGCGTCACCAGCTTCAAGGCCGATATGAGCCTGAATGACCCGCGCCTGCTGGATGTGGTGCCTGAGCCGTGGTGGAACGGCCCCACCGTCACCATGATCACGCTGTTTCCCAGCCTGATCATTCAGCAGCAGGTAAATTCGCTGTCCACACGCCATATCCTGCCGGCGGGTCCGGATAGTTTCGATTTTGTCTGGACGCATTTCGGCTTCGCCGATGACTCTGAGGAAATGACCCGCCGCCGCCTGCGCCAGGCCAACCTGTTCGGCCCGGCCGGTTTCGTCTCCGCCGATGATGGCGAGGTGATCGAATTCAGCCAGCAGGGTTTTCATCGCGGCGATGATGCCAGCACGCTGTGCGAACTGGGTGGGCGCGATGTGGCACCGGCCGACCACATGGTGACCGAGACGCTGATCCGCGGCATGTATGCCTATTGGCGGCGGGAGCTTGGCCTGTGACCCCGCCCAAGATGGTTCTGGAAGAATTGCTGCTGCGGTCGGAGATCGACCGCTTCAATGCCGATTATGCCGCCCTGCTCGATACCGGCGATTTCACACGCTGGCCGGATTGCTTC is a genomic window containing:
- a CDS encoding YMGG-like glycine zipper-containing protein; translation: MIASSRVTKLSALALLALVATGCENMNNQQQRALSGGAIGAAAGTAIGLMTGHTLAGALIGGAGGAAVGAMSK
- a CDS encoding aromatic ring-hydroxylating dioxygenase subunit alpha, whose product is MNQQMPPPDLQRPDSTAPTRLWLDPGASRIPYWAYTDPAIYQRELQHFFYGPHWCYVGLEAEIPKTGDYRLSRIGERSVIVVRDREGAVHVVENRCAHRGVRFCQKPRGNARSFVCPYHQWTYKLNGDLAGLPFRQGVKHGDEIQGGMPADFDLKAHGLTRLQVARYGGLIFASFDAAVPRFEEYIGPEVMPWLDRIFKGRQLTLLGVNRQRIPGNWKLMMENIKDPYHPGLLHTWFVTFGLWRADQQSRMVLDKHGRHAVMISQRNAGGAGTVTEGVTSFKADMSLNDPRLLDVVPEPWWNGPTVTMITLFPSLIIQQQVNSLSTRHILPAGPDSFDFVWTHFGFADDSEEMTRRRLRQANLFGPAGFVSADDGEVIEFSQQGFHRGDDASTLCELGGRDVAPADHMVTETLIRGMYAYWRRELGL